A portion of the Streptomyces sp. NBC_01335 genome contains these proteins:
- a CDS encoding winged helix-turn-helix transcriptional regulator translates to MGKAYNVMAATCPSRTVLHRIGARWTVFVVNALDAGPMRFTALKAHIRGITPKALTETLRAMEYDGLVSRTEIPAHPPHVEYALTDLGRSLLTPLRAVREWAESHVPDIERARAHAAAGSSSRPDL, encoded by the coding sequence ATGGGCAAGGCCTACAACGTCATGGCAGCGACCTGCCCCAGTCGCACCGTTCTGCACCGGATCGGGGCGCGCTGGACGGTCTTCGTCGTCAACGCGCTGGACGCCGGGCCGATGCGCTTCACCGCGCTCAAGGCGCACATCCGGGGGATCACACCGAAGGCGCTCACCGAGACGCTCCGCGCGATGGAGTACGACGGCCTGGTCTCCCGCACGGAGATTCCCGCGCATCCCCCGCATGTCGAATACGCCCTCACCGACCTCGGCCGGTCACTGCTGACACCCCTGCGTGCCGTCCGGGAATGGGCCGAGAGCCACGTCCCCGACATCGAACGCGCCCGTGCACATGCCGCCGCCGGTTCTTCTTCGCGGCCGGACCTGTGA